GTGCGTTATTAAAGTCAATTCGATACGACTTCATTCTAAAATATTATCTGGCTCTGATGGACTTGAGGCGATAGCTCAAGAAAAGAAAGGAGCAATTAAGAAAGGCGATAAAGACGCGCCCAAGAGTAATGAAATCAAAACCATTCAAGAGGCGTTACTTGCGCTTAATTTTGATTTAGGTAAGTACGGTGCCGACGGTGATTTTGGCAGCGGAACCGAACAAGCAGTAATAGATTTTCAGCGTGAGTTTGTGCCAACGCATGAAGTGCATCCTGAATATGAAATGAAAAAGTCTGATGGTGTAGTGGGAAATCAGACGTTACTAGCCTTAGATGAAGCTGTTACAATCGAATGGAAGTACATTAGAAAATGTAAATTAATGATTGACCATCACTTTATACAATTGTTAGAAGGAACAAAAAAAGAAGGTTATGTTCCAATGCCAGATAAGAGTCAAAGTGGCGTTACTATTGGGAGTGGTTTTGACTTAGGTGCTCGAAATGTTAATGATTTAATTAGCATGGGGCTACCTGAATCATTGGTTGAAAAATTCACACCTTATTTAGGCTTAAAAAAATATGAGGCTGTTAATAAGTTGAAAGCATTACCTCTTTCACTTACGGAGGCCGATCTTTCTGTTGTAGAAGCAACAGTTAAAAAAAGTGAAACAGATAAGATTATAAAATTATTTAATTCATCAAGTAAGGTTAAGTTTGAGTGCTTGCCAGCTAACGCTCAAACAGTCGTAGCATCTGTTGCTTATCAATATGGTTATTTACCGCGTAGAGCTGAAAAATTTTGGGAACAAGCTATTAATCAAGATTGGAATGGTATGTATGATAATTTAATGGCGTTTGGTGATGATTTTGAAGTTAGACGACATAAAGAAGCTAAGTTAATTAAGGAGATTTTGTAGTGAAAAAATTATTACTATTAATGTATGTTTTTAGTTGTTCGGTTTCTGCGTTTCCTATGAAGGATATTTATAATAATCTCGATATCACATCGTTTAATAGCTCATTAATGCCGTTGAGGAAAGGGGAGGAGAGAACATTCAAAGATTTTAATAAAAAATTACCTACTCCTATCTTTAGTGAAAAAAACATTTTGTTAGATGATGATTATTGGACTTATTCTTTAACTGTTATAAAAGCTTCTAGTGATAATGATTATTATGTCTGCTTTAAAGATAAAGCAAAGATGGGGACTTATGACTCACAAAAGCCGATGATTATTCGTAAGTACGAGCGGTATTATGTTGCAATCAGTTCCAGTTCTAATGTTTGCGATGATTATGCTAAGTAATTGAAGCAAAAAGGTCGCCTAAGAATTGGCGGCCTTTCTTTTAGCTCGTGATCAACATTTTAATTCAAATATCACGAAAACTAAGCATACCCTAATGTCACTATCGAGAAGAAATTACATCTAACTTTATTATAAATTGATATTAAAGTAATTTGTTATCAATTTGCTCTAGCCAGTACTGTCTTTGGTAGGAATTACTAGGCATTTCTAATTCATCGCAAACATTAGAGATAAATGATTTACATATTAAGTATGTATCTGTGGTTTTGAAATTAGATTGGTGAGTATTCATTATTTGGCAACTCAATCCTATTAAGTTAATACATCGAGCTGCGAAATCATGCATTTTCATTGGCATATCATTTGGTACCATCATTTCACTCATGTAAGCGAGGGGGGAAAATGCCTTCTGACTTAAAGGTGTTGCTATTGTATTGTGATTACATGCGTTATCTACAATTTCATAAATTCCATTGCTTACTACTTTAAATAACTTATCCATCGTATTTTCTCTATAATTGGTTGTTTAAATAATGCTCGATCTCAGATAATCAGAAAGGTTGCTAAATTAGAACCATTTTTAGTCTATTTCTAACATGCTTCTTTGACTGTCAATTCGAGATAATTTTTCACTAAATTGCGTAATAACTGAAATTGCGCATTGGTAGCCAATAAGTTGATTTTTTTTGATAAAATCAATGGCTTTTTCTATTGCATTAAAATCATTAAATTCTTGGTATATTTCTTTTGGAGCTTGATGTTCTACTATTAATTTTTGAAGTAGATCTCCTAATAAGTATTCTTCTGAGAAAAGAAAACCATGTTTATTTTCTAATTCAAGTAGATAATCTTCCCATATTTTTTCGTCATAAATGGTTAGAACAGGTAATTGTGTATAATCAGGCTCACTTGATAAGATCCCTAAGCAATCAGAACGAATACTTTTAGTCTGAGGAAATTGTTTAAATACAAAATCTTTAGCTTCGGAAAGTTCAGTGAATGACTCTAAAGGTAATAACGTAGCTGTGGATACTACGACCCATTGTTTTTCAGAAAAACTCATTTCCGCCAAGCCACTACTGAGCAAACGGTTATTCATAATTTTAATCATATTTGAGTTTAAAGGATAAATATAGGCAGGCACTTCTGAAGGGGTTGCTATTTCCTCTAGAAATTTAACTTCTTCAATTCCTATGTGAGTATTAGGAAAGGCGACCCAATAATTACTTGGCATGCTTAGAGTTTCGGGGCTAAATGACAACAAATTTACGTTTTGATACTTATTGTTTTGATGTTGTTTTGTTATCTAAGGTAAGGAATTTGAATGTTGCTGAGTTAGCATTGGCCCGTCTAAAAAAGCCAATTTCACCATCGCTGTTTTTTTAAAAGGTATCGAAAATATAATTATCGGGGATTTTATAACTGTTTTAGCCCTATTTCATGAGTTTTAGATACACTTATCCTACAAACCTTATTATGCTGCCCTCAATTCTGACTGAACTATCGCATGGGTGACTAAATCATTGACCGAATTTCCGACTCGGAAATTCGTAAACACCAGACGACTTTCACATAAAATACATTCGTACGGATCTACTTTTACATATCCTTTTAACATTGCGGCATACCCTGGCATTTTCGGCTCAGCTTCTATTGTCATACCTAAAGCTGCATAAACTCTAGGCAGAGCTTCTCCACGACGACGCATTGATAAAAAACCGTAGTATCGGATCATCTTGAAATGTTTATCAGGATAGTGCTCTACTATCCGTCTTATCATCTCTTCTGGTGATAATGTTAGGCTGTCTGTTGTTCCTGTTCGATGGTCTAAATAATTAAACGTTATCATTCCGCCTTTGGCGTAATGACTTAAACGTGACGCTGAAATCGGGGGCCGTTTTAAATACCGACCAAGATAGTTCATCGTCGGTTTTACATTATTTGTCTTTTTAGCAAAATGAAGCTTCCAACGACGATTATATTGACTGCTTAAAAAGCGTGACCAATCCGTTTTATTACGGATATAGGGGCATTCTTCGCTTGATAAATCAAGCTCATCATAAGCCTTACCCAATAAACTGACGATAGCCGCTCTCCAACAAGGCTCTGTCGTTTTCATTTGGAAGTAAATGGGTTTCCATAAACCGGTACGTTCACAAATTCCCCCACGAGTGACCGATAAATGTAAGTGCGTATTCCAATTCAGTTTTCGACCGTAAGTATGAAGAGCACAAAAGATACCGACATCTATTCCTTTATCTTTTGCCCATCCCAGCAGAATGTTTGCAGCACATTTGAATAATTTATTTAACAAACGGTTATGACGAAAGATAGGCCATAGCGTGTTTGGAAGGGTAAAGGTGATGTGTTGATATTCGCATTCAGGGAAGACATGTTGTTGCTTTTGTATCCATCGCTCTGTGGCTTTCATGCCACAGCTACTGCACGCTCGAGATTTACAGGTTTGGTGAATATATTTGATATGGGTACAGTCAGGGTTGCAACAATGATATTCGCGAGAGCCAAAAGCCGCTGTCCCACAGGACAGCATCTTTGTGACATTTTCAATCACGACCGCTCTTAGGTTAGCTTTGTTATTATGAAGAAATTTAAGCCAGTTATTTTGACTATTAAATAATTGTTTCAGGGGTTTATATGCGTGCATGGCGATAGGATAAACGATTTATTGGCAACAATGGAAGAGGTTGAGTCCTTTTGATTTGCGCCGTAGGCGCCTATTGTTCATCGAAAGAAGTGTCAATGAATGCTGTACAGGCTGAAGATGAAACAAAAAAAGCGATTGAGAATGTGAGCGAGGGACATATAGCCTTAGAGCAATCGATAGCCCTATCAAAATCTATCAATATTTCCGTACAAGAAACGGCAAATCTAATTGAAGAACTTAAAAATAGTGCAATTGATATCGGTGAAGTAACACATGTGATTAGTTCTATTTCAGATCAGACCAATCTTCTTGCATTAAATGCAGCAATAGAGGCAGCACGAGCAGGTGAGCATGGTCGTGGTTTTGCTGTGGTTGCTGATGAAGTAAGAAATCTAGCAGCTAAAACTCAAGAATCAACAAAAAATATTCAAGAAATCATATCCTCACTTCAAGCAAAATCAGAAGATGCGAACAACAATATGATTTCCAATGTAAAATCAATACAGGAGTCAATAGAGCTTTCAGATCTAGTTAAAGCGTCATTTGATGATATATCCCATTCAGTTCAAGCGATTTCTGATATCAACACATTAGTTGCTACGGCTTCACGAGAGCAATACAACGTAACGGAAGATATAGCTAAGAATACCACTAGAACCTTTGATTTGGTAAATGAGAACGTTGCAGCGGTCAATCAGACACAAAAAGCAGCACAAGAACTGGCAGTATTAGCAGAGAAGCAGAATCAAGAGCTGTCATTCTTTAAACTAAGGTAATTAAACATAACAGCCGAACTACGCATCACAGCAAAGATCGCCAAATTTGGCGATCTTTTTTTTAGCTAGTGATCACGCTTTCATTCAAATATCACGAAAATTAGTCATAACTTCATTGTCATGTGACATTAAGGCATACCCTAATGTCACTGTCAAAATAACCCCCCAATTAATAGAGTTAATATTAATGATTAGTAACAATTTATCACTATTATCATCTATTAATGCAAATTACATTAGATAGATAATCTTATTTGTAGGAATGTTTATCATGAAAAAAACACTGTTATTAAGCGCAATTGTACTCGTAAGTTCTACAACTTTTGCCTCTCAAATAGTGAGTAAAGATTTGAATGAACAAAGAGAAAGTCTTTCTGAAAACACAAAAGGGAAAGGGTTTGGTCCTCAATCTCCTCGTAATATTGATGATTTAAATGGTAAAAATGAACGTTCATTTGGCCTTGCTCCTATTTATGAAAAAATGAATCTATGTAATATTCATTTCCATAAAAATGCAGAACATAAAGGTGGCGAATTTACTGAATACGCTGGCAATGGTGATGGGAAAGGTAATAATACAGGCTATAAATATAGCGGAAATTTAAGCCGTTCAGAACTAAAAGAATTTAAGCATAAAGAATTGAAATCAGGAGACACTATAGAAGTGCATTATGTATATACAAGTGCCAATGTAGAGCCTGGTGCAACTTTAGGGGCTTGTTTATCTGATTCTATAAGTAATCCACAATTAAGGGTTGAAACTCAAGTATATGTTTTAGTTAACCTGAATTCTGGATAAGGCTGAACTAATTGCCCACCTAACGATCAGATCTTTCGACCAAGAATTATTTGAACGTATTTTAAAAGGTGGGCAAGATGAATAAATTAGTTGATATATTTTGTGATGTCGATGATTTTTGTTATCAATTCTTATCTCAATGGGAAAAATACCTTGTTGAGGCTAGTGAGAGAAAAAGAAAACGTCAGTCAGTAATGTCTACTAGTGAATGTATGACTATTGTCATCGCTTTTCATCAATCAAATCATAGAGATTTCAAGAACTTCTATATCGGGTTAGTTCATCAATATTGGAAAGGATACTTTCCAAATTTACTTAGCTACACTCGATTTGTGAGCAAAATGCCTAGCCTAATCGCCCCAATGTGTGCCTATTTTCAATCTATCAAAGGTAAGCCGACTGGCATTGCTTTTGTTGACTCCACGAGTCTTAAAGTATGCCATAACATTCGAATTCCTCGCCATAAAGTCTTTGATGGTGTTGCGAAAAGAGGAAAAGGTACCATGGGATGGTTTTTCGGCTTCAAACTTCATTTATTGATTAACCATCTTGGAGAAATTATTTCGCTGAAAATCACAGCTGGCAATGTAAATGATAGGACTCCTGTACCTGATTTATGCAAAGAACTCTCGGGGAAATTGTACGCTGATAAAGGGTACATAGGTAAAAAGTTGAGTGAGAGCTTAAAGAACTCTGATGTCGATTTAGTGACTACCTCGCGAAAAAACATGAAAGCAAAAGAGATAAGTGCTTTTGATAAGGCTATGTTATCAAAGAGATACATTATCGAAACGATAAATGACCAATTGAAGAATATCTCTCAAATTGAACATAGCCGTCATCGTAGCGTGACTGGTTTCATGCTAAATGTAATTTCAGGCGTTGTGGCTTATTGTTTAAAAAAACAAAAGCCACGAATTAAGCTATCAGAATGTGAATTTGAACTAATCCTCGCTTAAAGCATGTTTTATCCAGAATTCAGGTTATTTAATGGTAAAGAACACCATCCATAATAAAAAATAAATATATAGTAAATAACGACACCGTAAGAAATAGCTATAGATAATTTAATGTATCACTGCAATACAAAGAACACCCTTACCGAACAGAGAACAAGAACGAACAGTGTTCGTTCGGTAACAAAGCAATGGATCTGAAAAAATAAAAAACCTCGATATTGCACAACATTATTATCCTATTCGATTAATGGTATACTTCACTTAATCAGTAAAGTGGATCACTTCTTTATGAATAAAAAAAACACATCGACACCCCATGACGGGTTGTTTAAAGCCTTTTTAAGCAAGCCTGATACCGCTAAAGATATGCTGGAAACCCATTTACCAGCACATCTTCAAACGTTGTGTGACTTATCGACCTTGAAACTGGAGTCAGGCACGTTTTTAGAAGACGACTTACGTCCGTACTATTCAGACGTGCTCTATTCAATGAAGACAGAATGTGGTGATGGGTACATTTATGCGTTAATCGAGCACCAAAGTAGCCCAGACGAACACATGGCCTTTCGGATGTTCAGATATGCTATTGCAGCAATGCAAAAGCATCTTGACGCTGGAAACAAAGAGCTGCCATTGGTTGTTCCACTTCTGTTTTACCACGGTAAAACATCACCGTATCCATACAGCATGAATTGGTTGGATTGTTTTACTAACCCAGACATGGCGAAAATACTCTACAGTAATAATTTTCCATTGGTGGATGTTACTGTGATGGATGACAGCGAGATAATGCAACACAAACGAATTGCGTTATTAGAGTTGGTTCAGAAGCACATTTACCAAAAAGACATCATAGAAATAATCAAACCGTTAGCCATTTTACTATCAAATGATTATCATACAGACAGCCAAATCCGAACCCTGATTGAATACTTAGTAACGGTAGGGGAAAGCCAGAACGTAAGTACGTTGTTGGAAGAGTTGGCACAACAAGTACCAAAACATGAGGGCGTACTAATGACAATAGCCGAGCAACTAATTCAACAAGGCGAGCAAAAAGGGCTTTTACGAGGCGAACAGACAGGGCTAAAAAAAGGACTTGAAAAAGGACTTGAAAAAGGTCGCCAAGATACATTAAATGAAATGGCTCGTAACTTATTGCAATCAGGTGTAGATAAAGACGTGATCATGAAAGCGACAGGATTTAGCTCTCGTGAATTAGAGCTTCTTTCGCATTAATAGAACGTATAAATTCAGGACGGGGGTTAGTTTCCCCGTCCTATTTCATACTATTTCTAACTCTTTTTACAAGTATGAGTCATTTGGTTTCTAATTTAGCAACTTCCTACACGGTAAAAATTGCACTGTTAGCTCGCTTTACGGTGCGCCACAGGGTTATTGGCAATAAAGTCATAACTAGAACTGATCACTATGGCAAAGTTAGTAAAATACACATGAATTTTAAAACTGAAATCCCACTAAGTCAGTAGAGAGCATATAAACTATCTAAAGAACAGTGGATGGATAGAAAAATCTTTGTTTAGATCTGTAATATCTAAGAATAGCTTTTCAAAACTAGAATAAATCGTCAGAGTAGCCGACTTTTGAATTCCTATAACCCCAATACTAAACCATACGTTTATTAGGCTCTCAAATTCAAGAACAATAGGCGCCTACGGCGCAAATCAAAAGGACTCAACCTCTTCCATTGTTGCCAATAAATCGTTTATCCTATCGCCATGCACGCATATAAACCCCTGAAACAATTATTTAATAGTCAAAATAACTGGCTTAAATTTCTTCATAA
The Aliivibrio salmonicida LFI1238 genome window above contains:
- a CDS encoding Rpn family recombination-promoting nuclease/putative transposase: MNKKNTSTPHDGLFKAFLSKPDTAKDMLETHLPAHLQTLCDLSTLKLESGTFLEDDLRPYYSDVLYSMKTECGDGYIYALIEHQSSPDEHMAFRMFRYAIAAMQKHLDAGNKELPLVVPLLFYHGKTSPYPYSMNWLDCFTNPDMAKILYSNNFPLVDVTVMDDSEIMQHKRIALLELVQKHIYQKDIIEIIKPLAILLSNDYHTDSQIRTLIEYLVTVGESQNVSTLLEELAQQVPKHEGVLMTIAEQLIQQGEQKGLLRGEQTGLKKGLEKGLEKGRQDTLNEMARNLLQSGVDKDVIMKATGFSSRELELLSH
- a CDS encoding IS91-like element ISVsa9 family transposase, whose translation is MHAYKPLKQLFNSQNNWLKFLHNNKANLRAVVIENVTKMLSCGTAAFGSREYHCCNPDCTHIKYIHQTCKSRACSSCGMKATERWIQKQQHVFPECEYQHITFTLPNTLWPIFRHNRLLNKLFKCAANILLGWAKDKGIDVGIFCALHTYGRKLNWNTHLHLSVTRGGICERTGLWKPIYFQMKTTEPCWRAAIVSLLGKAYDELDLSSEECPYIRNKTDWSRFLSSQYNRRWKLHFAKKTNNVKPTMNYLGRYLKRPPISASRLSHYAKGGMITFNYLDHRTGTTDSLTLSPEEMIRRIVEHYPDKHFKMIRYYGFLSMRRRGEALPRVYAALGMTIEAEPKMPGYAAMLKGYVKVDPYECILCESRLVFTNFRVGNSVNDLVTHAIVQSELRAA
- a CDS encoding IS982-like element ISVsa6 family transposase; the encoded protein is MNKLVDIFCDVDDFCYQFLSQWEKYLVEASERKRKRQSVMSTSECMTIVIAFHQSNHRDFKNFYIGLVHQYWKGYFPNLLSYTRFVSKMPSLIAPMCAYFQSIKGKPTGIAFVDSTSLKVCHNIRIPRHKVFDGVAKRGKGTMGWFFGFKLHLLINHLGEIISLKITAGNVNDRTPVPDLCKELSGKLYADKGYIGKKLSESLKNSDVDLVTTSRKNMKAKEISAFDKAMLSKRYIIETINDQLKNISQIEHSRHRSVTGFMLNVISGVVAYCLKKQKPRIKLSECEFELILA